Proteins from a single region of Halolamina sp. CBA1230:
- a CDS encoding orc1/cdc6 family replication initiation protein: MGRFNRESFIIQDKDVLRDDYQPETLEERDEELDEYAAALRPVIQGWQPNNVFLYGVTGVGKTAATHDLLEELQESAGEYDDVDLNVIELNCTGCTTSYQVAVNLVNEIRSPSHPLTTVSSSREPMSETGYQQKRIFNELYNDLESIGGTILVVLDEIDNIGSDDDILYELPRARSQLDLDVKIGVVGISNDFKFRENLSPKVKDTLCEEEILFPPYDATELQNILKHRADIALYDDVLESDVIPLCAAFSAQDSGSARQALRLLRKAADIAENDAMAGGEAKITEDHVREAEHQIQRQQVVEGMHSLTRQGQYVLLTVCQLAAEGETPERTKLIYERYREVLRNHGSEPLKRRRVHDHLSDLSLHGILRLVDSSSGRGNYNEYELDVSLSSALDALESELGELNDIRETAKRHRVLE, from the coding sequence ATGGGCCGATTCAATCGAGAATCGTTCATCATCCAGGACAAAGACGTCCTCCGGGATGATTACCAGCCAGAGACACTCGAGGAGCGAGACGAAGAACTCGACGAATATGCGGCCGCTCTCCGTCCCGTCATTCAGGGCTGGCAACCGAACAACGTCTTTCTCTATGGCGTTACCGGCGTCGGGAAGACAGCTGCTACGCACGATCTTCTTGAGGAGCTGCAGGAATCCGCCGGAGAGTACGACGACGTCGATCTCAACGTTATTGAACTCAACTGTACTGGCTGCACCACATCCTATCAGGTAGCGGTCAATCTCGTGAACGAGATTCGCTCTCCTTCTCACCCTCTCACCACAGTCTCGTCTTCGCGCGAACCGATGAGCGAAACCGGGTATCAACAAAAACGCATCTTCAACGAACTCTACAACGACCTTGAGTCGATCGGTGGGACTATTCTCGTGGTTCTGGACGAAATCGATAACATCGGCTCGGATGACGATATTCTGTACGAGCTTCCACGAGCACGCTCGCAATTGGATCTCGATGTGAAAATCGGTGTGGTCGGCATCTCGAACGACTTCAAGTTCCGAGAAAACCTCTCTCCAAAAGTCAAGGACACTCTCTGCGAAGAGGAAATCTTGTTCCCTCCGTACGACGCGACTGAACTGCAGAATATTCTCAAGCACCGAGCCGATATCGCGCTCTACGACGATGTCCTCGAATCAGATGTAATCCCATTGTGCGCAGCATTCTCTGCACAGGACTCGGGATCTGCTCGGCAGGCATTACGGTTACTCCGGAAAGCAGCTGATATCGCCGAGAACGACGCGATGGCGGGTGGAGAGGCGAAAATCACCGAAGACCACGTTCGGGAGGCCGAGCATCAGATCCAGCGACAACAGGTTGTCGAAGGGATGCATTCGTTGACCCGGCAGGGGCAATATGTATTGCTGACTGTCTGTCAGCTAGCGGCAGAGGGAGAAACACCCGAACGGACGAAACTGATCTATGAGCGCTATCGAGAGGTTCTTCGTAATCACGGCAGTGAACCACTGAAACGCAGGCGAGTACACGACCACCTGTCGGATTTGAGCCTCCACGGGATCTTACGGTTGGTCGACTCGTCGAGTGGACGCGGGAACTACAACGAATACGAGCTTGATGTCTCTCTGTCGTCGGCCCTCGACGCACTCGAGAGCGAACTAGGTGAGCTCAACGACATTCGTGAAACTGCCAAGCGGCATCGGGTTCTGGAGTGA
- a CDS encoding type II toxin-antitoxin system death-on-curing family toxin, which yields MDEESESISYLSAADIRDIHELIVESNAETTAGISSPGDIEYAVEHIQEGHFGQVPESIHEKAFQLLRLIAANHPFVDGNKRTALMSTRIFYALNGLRFDYDRTIKEILKALATDEAGVDENDVSEYLRTHTEPLAPEYEATINLWLSRIEGTDQLSTEHDTVDQQSKEPNDYDDESHNEE from the coding sequence ATGGACGAAGAATCGGAATCAATCAGCTATTTGTCGGCTGCTGATATCCGTGACATCCACGAGTTGATCGTGGAGTCAAATGCGGAGACGACCGCTGGTATCTCTTCGCCAGGCGATATCGAATACGCCGTTGAACATATTCAGGAAGGCCATTTCGGTCAGGTGCCCGAATCGATCCACGAGAAGGCATTCCAGCTGCTGCGGCTCATTGCGGCGAATCATCCATTTGTCGATGGCAACAAGCGAACGGCGCTCATGTCGACTCGAATTTTCTACGCCTTGAATGGTCTGCGATTTGACTATGATCGGACGATCAAAGAGATTCTAAAGGCGCTCGCGACGGATGAGGCTGGTGTCGATGAGAACGACGTGAGCGAGTATCTCCGAACGCACACAGAACCACTTGCCCCGGAGTACGAGGCGACCATCAACCTCTGGCTGTCACGTATTGAAGGCACAGACCAGCTATCGACGGAGCACGACACAGTCGATCAGCAATCCAAAGAACCGAACGATTATGACGACGAATCCCATAATGAGGAATAA
- a CDS encoding SWIM zinc finger domain-containing protein, with product MDIAEDAVRDVCTDAVFERGERYLAESRIHEIHRVDSTVTAVVSGSHQYDVRVDLATDGFAPWCDCPYDGPGACKHVVAVLLRCVDDPPSDEGNRLDAALNGADIDELRAFLRDELATDADLRDRFLARVGEPTRQSVDELRTSIDRRFEETNPEYHVVFEPIDFTQWFDLANEYRDQGRYASAATVYRALVESLDDNMERVDGAYDHFSRAFSRALDGYVDCVATAERDADAITDAVAFLNERATSETPFLAEHFEKAAVELREKLGEQSDE from the coding sequence ATGGACATAGCCGAGGACGCGGTTCGAGATGTCTGCACGGATGCGGTCTTCGAACGCGGCGAACGATATCTTGCTGAGAGTCGTATCCACGAGATTCACCGCGTCGACAGCACCGTCACCGCCGTCGTGAGTGGCAGCCATCAGTATGATGTTCGTGTTGACCTTGCCACCGACGGGTTTGCCCCGTGGTGCGACTGTCCGTACGACGGGCCGGGAGCGTGCAAGCACGTCGTCGCCGTGTTGCTTCGGTGTGTAGACGACCCTCCCTCAGACGAAGGCAATCGACTCGACGCCGCACTCAACGGCGCCGATATCGACGAACTCCGCGCGTTCCTGCGTGACGAACTCGCGACCGATGCGGATCTCCGCGATCGGTTTCTCGCTCGCGTCGGCGAGCCGACGAGACAGTCGGTCGACGAGCTTCGCACCTCGATCGACCGGCGGTTCGAAGAGACGAACCCTGAGTACCACGTTGTCTTCGAGCCAATCGACTTCACGCAGTGGTTCGATCTCGCGAACGAGTACCGCGATCAGGGGCGGTACGCGTCGGCGGCGACCGTCTATCGGGCCCTCGTCGAGTCGCTCGACGACAACATGGAGCGCGTCGACGGTGCCTACGACCACTTCTCGCGTGCGTTCAGTCGGGCACTCGACGGATATGTCGACTGTGTCGCGACCGCGGAGCGCGACGCTGATGCAATCACTGACGCCGTCGCATTCCTCAATGAACGGGCGACATCGGAAACGCCGTTCCTCGCGGAACACTTCGAGAAGGCAGCAGTCGAGCTTCGAGAGAAGCTGGGCGAACAGTCCGACGAATAG